The DNA window TTTTAAGTAATGTTggttgtggatgcccttacaaATTTACCTAAACATTGGTCTATTTCATGAAAACAGAATTTGCTAATTAAGAATCAATCAATAAATCCCACCTCCTCTCATTGTAGAACTGAAGAATCTAATCCCATTTTTGTTAACACAACCAAGCAACTAAAGAATTGAAAGGTTTGGTACTTACTATACATCTCCCAAGATTCCTTCACTATTTCCTTAACCAAAAAACAATACCTCAAAACTAACCCGAGCAGCAGCCGCTGTTCTTGACAGCAGATACATCATCCTTGTTCCCAATATTGATAGTTTGGCCCTTGGGCAGAGCTGAGGGGTCATCCCCTATGTCTAGAGCCTTCTTGCTCACGACGTGGTAGATGCTTGTGAGCACCTCTGTGAAGGCACTCTCCACGTTCAAGGCCTCCAAGGCCGATGTTTCCATGAAAAACGTGGTCTCCCTCTCTGCAAAGGCCTTGGCCTTCTCTGTGGGGATGGCGCGTAGGTGACGCAGATCTGCCTTGTTCCCTACTAGCATCACCACGATGTTTGAGTCCGTGTGCCCCCTGAGCTCCTTCAGCCATCTGTCCACGTTCTCGAAGGTCACATTGCGTGTAACATCGTACACGAGTAGAGCCC is part of the Salvia splendens isolate huo1 chromosome 6, SspV2, whole genome shotgun sequence genome and encodes:
- the LOC121808204 gene encoding ras-related protein RABA1f-like, whose translation is MGSYRADEDYDYLFKVVLIGDSGVGKSNLLSRFTKDEFSQQSKSTIGVEFATRSIQVDDKVVKAQIWDTAGQERYRAITSAYYRGAVGALLVYDVTRNVTFENVDRWLKELRGHTDSNIVVMLVGNKADLRHLRAIPTEKAKAFAERETTFFMETSALEALNVESAFTEVLTSIYHVVSKKALDIGDDPSALPKGQTINIGNKDDVSAVKNSGCCSG